Proteins from one Fragaria vesca subsp. vesca linkage group LG6, FraVesHawaii_1.0, whole genome shotgun sequence genomic window:
- the LOC101306542 gene encoding tyrosine--tRNA ligase-like encodes MNMRMAAVTTSRAFLFSHHYYSLPLCVPSFFRVPRFHRNPILLSAVKCLQSSSGRQNVVDILEERGLLESLTSEQLRHACSDPSIPPLKVYCGFDPTAESLHLGNLLGLIVLSWFQKCGHQTVALIGGATARVGDPSGKSLERPELDLETLSRNTSGISNTVGKILGSSGVSIFNNYDWWKEVRLLDFLKDVGRFARVGSMMAKESVKKRLESEQGMSYTEFTYQLLQGYDFLYLFRSEGVNVQIGGSDQWGNITAGTELIRKILRADDAAYGLTFRLLLKSDGTKFGKSEDGAIWLSPSMLSPYKFYQYFFSVSDADVVRFLKILTFLDMNDIRQIESDMKRPGYLPNTAQRRLAEEVTRFVHGQDGLDEALKATEAMRPGADTKLDWKTMQAISEDVPSCSFPYHQVLDLSVVDLSVSSGLFDSKSAARRLLKQGGLYLNNSRVDSESKRIEPQDVVDGKLLLLSAGKKNKVLVRISSSS; translated from the coding sequence ATGAATATGAGAATGGCTGCTGTCACCACTTCAAGGGCTTTTTTATTCTCCCATCATTACTATAGCCTCCCATTATGTGTTCCTTCTTTCTTCAGGGTTCCCAGATTTCACCGTAACCCCATCCTCTTATCGGCTGTCAAGTGTTTGCAGTCCTCTTCCGGGCGTCAAAATGTGGTTGACATTTTGGAAGAAAGAGGATTGCTTGAGTCCTTGACCAGCGAGCAGCTGAGGCATGCCTGCTCCGACCCTAGTATCCCTCCTCTTAAGGTCTATTGCGGCTTTGACCCAACCGCTGAGTCATTGCACTTAGGAAACCTTCTTGGCCTTATAGTCCTCTCATGGTTCCAAAAATGTGGCCATCAGACTGTAGCTCTGATTGGCGGGGCCACTGCCCGTGTTGGAGACCCTTCAGGCAAGAGTTTGGAGAGGCCAGAGCTTGATCTGGAGACTTTGTCACGAAACACCTCAGGTATTAGCAATACCGTTGGGAAAATTTTGGGGTCCAGCGGGGTTTCCATCTTCAACAATTATGATTGGTGGAAAGAGGTTAGATTGCTGGATTTTCTGAAAGATGTGGGTCGGTTTGCGAGGGTGGGGAGCATGATGGCCAAGGAGAGTGTTAAGAAGAGGTTGGAATCAGAACAAGGAATGAGCTACACAGAGTTCACATACCAGTTGTTGCAGGGTTATGATTTCCTCTACCTCTTCCGCAGTGAAGGCGTCAATGTTCAGATTGGAGGTAGCGATCAATGGGGAAATATAACTGCAGGGACCGAACTCATACGGAAGATTCTTCGGGCAGATGATGCGGCTTACGGCCTGACATTCCGTCTTCTCTTAAAGAGCGATGGCACCAAGTTTGGCAAGTCTGAAGATGGTGCCATATGGCTTTCCCCATCCATGTTGTCTCCCTACAAGTTCTATCAGTATTTCTTCTCCGTTTCAGATGCTGATGTCGTCAGATTCCTCAAGATTCTAACTTTCCTGGACATGAACGACATCAGACAGATAGAGAGTGACATGAAGAGACCTGGATACCTGCCCAACACAGCACAGCGCAGGCTTGCTGAAGAGGTTACTCGTTTTGTCCACGGTCAAGATGGTCTAGATGAAGCTCTCAAAGCAACTGAAGCAATGAGGCCGGGAGCTGACACTAAATTAGACTGGAAAACTATGCAAGCCATTTCTGAGGATGTCCCCTCCTGCTCTTTCCCTTATCATCAGGTCCTTGATCTTTCTGTTGTTGATCTTTCAGTGTCGTCCGGTTTGTTTGACAGCAAATCAGCTGCCCGACGTCTATTGAAGCAAGGGGGGCTTTACTTGAACAACTCAAGAGTTGATAGTGAAAGTAAGAGAATTGAACCACAAGACGTTGTGGATGGAAAACTTCTCCTTTTGTCTGCAGGCAAGAAGAACAAGGTTCTTGTACGGATATCAAGTAGCAGCTGA